GTAGCTGCAGCGGCCATTCGGCGTCGGCCGGCTTGGCCAGCGGCTCCGGCGCCTGGATCGCCACCCCGCGCAGGCTCAGCAGCAGCTGCAGGTCATCAAGATTATTGCTGATGTCGAAATTGGCCTGGTACGGCGTGCGGCCAGACACCAGCGGCGACAGCAGCGGCACATACTGCTGCAGCACCGGGGTGATGGCGGCGTCGCCCTGCACCGAAAACTGCATCACGTCATCGCGACGCTGCGTCGCGGTCAGCCGCCCCTGCCCGCCAAAGGCGGCAAAGCTGATCCCCGGCGAGCTCACGCCGCGCTCGTTGAAATTCAGCACGCCGCGTACCGCCTGCAACGGCGGCAGCGGCAGCTGGCGGAACTGCAGACTGTTGCCGGGTAGGCTCACCTCACCGCGCACCTTGCTCTGCAGCAACGCCGACAGCGGAATGTCCAGCCCCAGCTTCAGCGCGGCCTCGCCCTGGCTGTCGATGGTCGACAGGAATCCGCCCAGCCAGTCGTCCACCAGGCTGCTGCGGGTGTAGGCCAGCATCTGCGGCAGCGCGCCGCGCGCCTGGCCGTCGATCAGCAGGTGCGCCGGCTGCGTCATCAGGTCCGGCAGCCGCACCTTGACCGCCTGCAGCGCCACGCCGGCGGTGCGCGCCGTGGTGGCATCGACCAGCACGTGGTCGTTGCGCATCGCAAACTTGCCGTCGATGGCGGTGATGTCAGGCCAGGCGCGATCAAAGCGCAACACGCCGCTGGCCACCTCGGCATCGACATCGAAACGGCCGCCGGCATCATTGCCGAACGGGAAGCGGCTGAAGTCGCCCTCCACCCGCGCAGTGACGTTGCGCGCCGTGCCGCCGACCAACGCCATGTCCAGCCAGTCCAGCGTGCTGCGGCCGATCACCGCCGGCAGGTAGCGGCTGACGCGGGCCACCGCCACCTGCGGCACGCGGATGTCGAGCAGCCCCTGTAGCGCGCCCTGTGCCGGCAGCAGCCCCTCGCCGCTCAGATCGGCTTTCAGATCGGGGGTTTGCAAGCGTAGCGCCGGCAGCGTGAACTGCCAGCCTTGGCCCTGCCGCTGCCAGCGTAGCTGGCCGGCCAGCTGCTGCAAGGCCAGCGGCTCGGTCAGTTGCTGCGGCCATGCCAGCGTCAGCCCCTGTCCGGACAGCGACAGCTCGCCGCCATCACGCGCCAGCTTCAGCTCGCCGTTGAGGCCGCCCTGCAGTGCCGGGCTGGTGCTCAAGGTTGGCCGCAGCTGGCGGAAGGCCGTGCTCAGCCGGTAATCGCGCGGCGCCCGCCACGACCCCTGCCACTGCCAGCTGGTCTTGCCCAGCTCACCGTCCAGCGACGTCAGCGGCAGCTCGCGCAGCGCGCTGACGCGTTGCTGCAGCACGGGCCACAGCCCCGCCAACGACACCCCGGACAATTGCACGCGTCCGCCGCGCTGTTCGTGCCAGTTGGCGTCGACCGTCGCGTCGCGCAGCAGCGGGCCGAATTCGCCGGACAATGTCAGATGGCTGGCCTGCAGCTGGTGCTGGCCCGCTGCCGCACTGCGGTAGTCCACCTCGCCCGCCAGCCGCGGCAAGGGCAGATCGCGCCGCTGCAGTGCCAGCGACACGTCGTCCACCTGCCAGCGTCCCTGCAGCGCGGTGATGCGGCCTTCGGCAAACGCCGCCGTCAGCCGCGAACTGGCGCGCCCCTGGCCGGCAAACGGCGCCGTCGGCCAGTAGCGCTTGAGCAGCGACAGCTCGCCGCTACCTGCGGCCAGAGTCAGTTCGCCCTGCCATTGCCGCCAGTCGGCGACGGCACCGCCCTGCCAGCCGGCATCCAGCAGCAGTCCCGGCAGCAGCGGGCTGTCCGGACGGCCGTGCAGTTGCAGGCGATGGCCGCGCCAGTTGTCCTGCAGCTGCAGGGTCAGCCCTTCCAGTTGCAGCACCGGCAAGGCCAGCAGCTGGTCATGCCAGCTCAGCTGCTTCAGGCTCAGCGTGATGCTGTCCTGGCGCAGCAACCAGTCCAGCAGCCGGTTGTCGCCCTTGCCGCCGGACAGCGCGATGCCGTTCAGGCTCAGCCGTCCCTGACGGTCGCGCTGCAGCGCCAGCTGCAAATCGTCCAGCTGCAGGCTGGCCAGCCGCGGTTCGAGATAGAGCCAGCTTTTCCACGCCGGAATCATCTCCACCCGCGACAGGCGGATGGCGCTGGCGCGCGATACCGGCCGCACCTGCACGTCGTGCAGGGTCAGCACCGGCGCCCACCACTGCCATTCGCCGTCGATGCGGCCAACCTTGATCGCCATGCCGCTGGCGTCACCCAGCGACTGCTCCAGATACGGGCGCAAGCGGTCCAGGTTCGGCAGCAGCAGGAAGCGAAAACTCAGAAAGGAAACGGCCAGCAGCAGCAGTGCCGCGGCCAGTAGCCAGGCAGCGGCACGCAGGATGCGACGGGCAGTCCGCAGGATGCGCCAGCTGCGGTCAAGCTGCGTTACATCGGACGGGGAAGTGGGGGTAGAATGGTCAGTCACGATTTCGTCATAGCGTTGAAAGCGCATTATGCCAGCAAATACCGCCGCCATCGCCTCTGCGCGCGCATTCAGTTATTACCTCGACCGCCTGCTAGGTGCCCGTCCCGAACAATTCGAAAGGTTGGCCGCAAGACTGGATCTCTGTTTTGACTTGGCGGAGATGACGGCGTTCGCCGACTGGCCGGCTTTCGACAGCATCGACACGCTGATGCCGGCGCTGCGCCAGCTGCGCGCCGCGGTGATGGCGCGGCTGATCACCCGCGACCACGCCGGTCTGGCCGATCTGCATGAAGTCGTCACCACCATCAGCGCGCTGGCCGATTTTGCCGTGCAGCAGGCGCTGCCGGTGGCACGACGCAGCCTGGCTCAGTTCGGCGACCCGATCGGCGAGGAAAGCGGCGAGGTGCAGCAGCTGATCGTGATCGGCATGGGCAAGCTCGGCGGCTTCGAGCTGAACGTGTCCTCCGATATCGACCTGATCTTCATCTATCCGGAAGACGGCGACACCAACGGCCAGCGCAAGACCTCCAACCACGAGTACTTCACCCGCCTCGGCAAGGAGCTGATCCGCGCCATCAACGACCTCACCTACGACGGCCAGGTGTTCCGCGTCGACATGCGCCTGCGCCCGTACGGCGATTCCGGCCCGCTGGTGATGAGCCTAGCGGCGCTGGAAAACTACCTGCTGAGCCAGGGCCGCGAGTGGGAGCGCTACGCCTGGATCAAGGCACGGGTGATGAGTGGCGACGATAGCTACTTGTCGCAGCTGGTACGCCCCTTCGTGTACCGCAAGTACATGGATTACGGTGCCTACGGCGCCATGCGCGAGCTGCACGCGCAGATCCGCCGCGAGGTGGCGCGCCGCGACATGGCGGAAAACATCAAGCTGGGGCCGGGCGGCATCCGCGAGGTGGAGTTCATCGCCCAGGTGTTCCAGCTGATCCGCGGCGGCCGCGAGCGCCGCCTGCAGCTGCGCAGCACGCGCGAAACCTACGCCGTGCTGGCCGAGTTGCGCCTGCTGGAGCCGGAAACGGTCGGCGAGCTGCTGGAGGCGTACACCTTCTTGCGCAACCTGGAACACCGCCTGCAGTACCTCGACGACCAGCAGACGCAAAACCTGCCGACCAGTGAAGACAACCAACAGCGCATCGCCGCCAGCATGGGCTTTGCTGACTGGCACGGTTTCCTCGACGTGCTCAACCAGCACCGCCGTCGCGTCACCCGCCACTTCGAGCAGGTGTTCTTCCTGCCGACCGAAGGCGCTGCCGCCCATCCGCTGCAGGCGCTGTGGCAGGAGCTGGCCGACAACGACATCAGCGCCACGCTGCAGCAGCTCGGCTACCACGACGCCACCGACGTGCAGCGCCAGCTACGCAGCCTCGCCGCCAGCCAGCGCTACCAGCAGATGCCGGACAGCAGCCGCAAGAAGCTGGACGCGCTGATCCCGCCGCTGATCGAGGTCGCCGCCGGTTTCGACAATCCGGACCTGACGCTGTCGCGCATCCTGACCCTGCTGGAAAGCATTAGCCGCCGCGCCTCCTACCTGTCGCTGCTGCAGGAGTATCCGCAGACGCTGCAGCGGCTGGCCTCGCTGTACTCGGCCAGCGCCTGGGTGTCGGCTTACCTCAACCGCCATCCGATCCTGCTCGACGAGCTGCTGGATGCGCGCGTGCTGTACGCCAGCCCGGACTGGCCACAGCTGGCGGCGCAACTGGAACAGCAGCTGGCCGACTGCCAGGGTGACGTCGAGGCGCAGATGGACACCCTGCGCCACTTCCAGCATGCGCAGACCTTCCGCCTGGTGGCGCAGGATCTGGCCGGGATGTGGACGCTGGAAGCGCTGTCCGACGAACTGTCGGCGCTGGCCGACATGGTGCTGGACGCCACGCTGCGCCACGCCTGGCTGGATCTGCCCAAGCGCCACTGCGAGGTGCCGCGCTTCAGCATCATCGGTTACGGCAAGCTGGGCGGCAAGGAACTGGGCTACGCCTCCGACCTCGACGTGATCTTCCTCTACGATGATGACCACCCGGACGCCGCCGAGCTGTACTCGCGGCTGGCACGCAAGCTGACCACCTGGCTGACCAGCGTCACCGCCGCCGGCTCGCTGTACGACATCGACCTGCGCCTGCGCCCCAACGGCACCAGCGGTCTGCTGGTCAGCACCGTCGACGCCTTCCGCCAGTACCAGCAGAAGGATGCCTGGCTGTGGGAGCACCAGGCGCTGACCCGCGCCCGCTTTGTCTGCGGCGACGCGGCGATCGGCCAGCAATTCGAGGCCATCCGCCATCAGGTGCTGACTCAGCCGCGCGACATCGCCCAGCTGCGTGACGAGGTGCTGGCGATGCGCGACAAGATGCTGGAAAGCCATCCGGCCCGCGACGGCGACGTCAAGCATGCGCGCGGCGGCATTGTCGATGTCGAGTTCATCACCCAGTTCCTGATCCTGGCGCACGCCAGTCAGCACCCGGAGCTGACCCGCAACAGCGGCAACATCGCCCTGCTCGGCGTTGCGGCCAACGTTGGCCTGATTCCGGCCGAGCTGGCCAACCAGGGTCAGAGCGCCTATCGCCACTACCGCCGGCTGCAGCACGCGGCGCGGCTCAATGACAGCCAGACCACCGACGACATCCCGCAGGAAGACTACCGCCATG
The nucleotide sequence above comes from Vogesella indigofera. Encoded proteins:
- a CDS encoding YhdP family protein, producing the protein MTDHSTPTSPSDVTQLDRSWRILRTARRILRAAAWLLAAALLLLAVSFLSFRFLLLPNLDRLRPYLEQSLGDASGMAIKVGRIDGEWQWWAPVLTLHDVQVRPVSRASAIRLSRVEMIPAWKSWLYLEPRLASLQLDDLQLALQRDRQGRLSLNGIALSGGKGDNRLLDWLLRQDSITLSLKQLSWHDQLLALPVLQLEGLTLQLQDNWRGHRLQLHGRPDSPLLPGLLLDAGWQGGAVADWRQWQGELTLAAGSGELSLLKRYWPTAPFAGQGRASSRLTAAFAEGRITALQGRWQVDDVSLALQRRDLPLPRLAGEVDYRSAAAGQHQLQASHLTLSGEFGPLLRDATVDANWHEQRGGRVQLSGVSLAGLWPVLQQRVSALRELPLTSLDGELGKTSWQWQGSWRAPRDYRLSTAFRQLRPTLSTSPALQGGLNGELKLARDGGELSLSGQGLTLAWPQQLTEPLALQQLAGQLRWQRQGQGWQFTLPALRLQTPDLKADLSGEGLLPAQGALQGLLDIRVPQVAVARVSRYLPAVIGRSTLDWLDMALVGGTARNVTARVEGDFSRFPFGNDAGGRFDVDAEVASGVLRFDRAWPDITAIDGKFAMRNDHVLVDATTARTAGVALQAVKVRLPDLMTQPAHLLIDGQARGALPQMLAYTRSSLVDDWLGGFLSTIDSQGEAALKLGLDIPLSALLQSKVRGEVSLPGNSLQFRQLPLPPLQAVRGVLNFNERGVSSPGISFAAFGGQGRLTATQRRDDVMQFSVQGDAAITPVLQQYVPLLSPLVSGRTPYQANFDISNNLDDLQLLLSLRGVAIQAPEPLAKPADAEWPLQLRLRPTLQGWQLAWQQQERAQGTVTLDSHGNLRGVGVGVGAEVPASPQQIGIAIRQPQLDLLPWLGVVQQLGTAISTGGGTGGADLPLQLQLATPLLQLASYRLHDVDSRLDWHGGDAPLQLQLDSREAAGQLRYSAADGGRVQAQLSRLILPLPEDSAALATGGSNAGPQLADVSVPALELAVTQLSWEQYQLGQLTLQAQPRGEQWQLDKVTLQMPEGRMQVTGVAPREGSSQPQTRVDVAFDTENAGGVLTRFGIVDALYGGRGRLDGQLTWPGRLHDFELARLGGQLRLDVRDGRFAQVNPGVARLLGILSLQSLSRRIRLDFTDVFSSGFAFDAITGSAVVRDGVFASDDVRMTGPAAQVTLRGEADLPRNQQSVRARITPHISESVSLLAGATLVNPLLGAATLLTQKILQDPINQVFSFEYQISGSLTDPQVSKVGENVTPVPPAKTP
- the glnE gene encoding bifunctional [glutamate--ammonia ligase]-adenylyl-L-tyrosine phosphorylase/[glutamate--ammonia-ligase] adenylyltransferase, whose product is MPANTAAIASARAFSYYLDRLLGARPEQFERLAARLDLCFDLAEMTAFADWPAFDSIDTLMPALRQLRAAVMARLITRDHAGLADLHEVVTTISALADFAVQQALPVARRSLAQFGDPIGEESGEVQQLIVIGMGKLGGFELNVSSDIDLIFIYPEDGDTNGQRKTSNHEYFTRLGKELIRAINDLTYDGQVFRVDMRLRPYGDSGPLVMSLAALENYLLSQGREWERYAWIKARVMSGDDSYLSQLVRPFVYRKYMDYGAYGAMRELHAQIRREVARRDMAENIKLGPGGIREVEFIAQVFQLIRGGRERRLQLRSTRETYAVLAELRLLEPETVGELLEAYTFLRNLEHRLQYLDDQQTQNLPTSEDNQQRIAASMGFADWHGFLDVLNQHRRRVTRHFEQVFFLPTEGAAAHPLQALWQELADNDISATLQQLGYHDATDVQRQLRSLAASQRYQQMPDSSRKKLDALIPPLIEVAAGFDNPDLTLSRILTLLESISRRASYLSLLQEYPQTLQRLASLYSASAWVSAYLNRHPILLDELLDARVLYASPDWPQLAAQLEQQLADCQGDVEAQMDTLRHFQHAQTFRLVAQDLAGMWTLEALSDELSALADMVLDATLRHAWLDLPKRHCEVPRFSIIGYGKLGGKELGYASDLDVIFLYDDDHPDAAELYSRLARKLTTWLTSVTAAGSLYDIDLRLRPNGTSGLLVSTVDAFRQYQQKDAWLWEHQALTRARFVCGDAAIGQQFEAIRHQVLTQPRDIAQLRDEVLAMRDKMLESHPARDGDVKHARGGIVDVEFITQFLILAHASQHPELTRNSGNIALLGVAANVGLIPAELANQGQSAYRHYRRLQHAARLNDSQTTDDIPQEDYRHVRALWQCTLQDEA